The stretch of DNA AAAAGAAAAATTTATATCATCGTCATGGCATGTATGGGAATGTTATGGCAAGCTCAAACAGGTAAGGTGGGCGTTAAAACAACTAGCCCAAAAGAAACACTGGATGTTAACGGAGATACTTTTACGAATTCATTGTACATGAGAAATCCCGGGGAACCTACAATGACAGGAGGGCATTTTTTAGCGACTTCTCAAAATTCACTACAAATATATGATCCCAATCTGGAAACAAGCGGATTATTTAATTATATAAAACTGAGCCTAACCGGAGTATCTGGTGCCGGGATAACAGATTACGATACTAAAATAGATGCAAATAATTTTCTGGTAACCGTACATAATTATTCATTCAAACTAAATGACGGGAGTACAAATGTAGCTCTTGATTATGGTGATAATGGAAGGAATGATAATGCACAAGGATCGCCTGATGTTACTGCGTTTAGAAGTAATGGAACCTGGCATTTAAGAGCGAGATTTACAAATAGCAAGTTGATTGCTTTTACTTCTGCCAATCCAAATAGGCTATATAATAACTTCACAGTAGAATTTTATTTAATGGCTTATAAAAGGCTTATTACAAAACAAAATATTTCTGATATCAATACTGATCTTGGGGGAACAGATGGTTCTGCTCAAACACTCAATAAGCCTTCAGGATTTTAAACACTAAGGAATTAATTTTAGCTTGAAGCCATATCCGATTCATTGGATATGGCTTTTTTTGTATTATTGATATATTAAAGCTGAAATGAAATCTCTTTTTAAAAATATTTTGTAAAAACTTTCTAAAAATCAGTTCATTCCATTTGCTATTTCAAAAATATTTTATAATTTTGCAGTCCGAAAAGTAGGTTTACTATATGTGAGTGCGGTAACCTGCTGAATAATAAATGCTTCCAAACTCATTAATTATTCAAATTAAAAAAAGAAGAAATGGCTAAAAAAGTCTTTAAAATGGTAAAGCTTCAGGTGAAGGGAGGGGCTGCAAACCCGTCTCCACCAGTAGGACCTGCATTAGGTTCTGCCGGTGTAAACATCATGGAGTTTTGTAAACAATTTAACGGAAGAACTCAGGATAAGCCTGGGCAAGTTTTGCCAGTAGTAATTACTGTATACGAAGACAAGTCTTTTGAATTCGTAATCAAAACTCCTCCTGCTGCAATTCAGTTAATGGATGCTGCTAAAATTAAAGGAGGTTCCGGAGAACCAAACAGAAACAAAGTAGGTTCTGTATCTTGGGATCAGGT from Chryseobacterium piperi encodes:
- the rplK gene encoding 50S ribosomal protein L11, producing the protein MAKKVFKMVKLQVKGGAANPSPPVGPALGSAGVNIMEFCKQFNGRTQDKPGQVLPVVITVYEDKSFEFVIKTPPAAIQLMDAAKIKGGSGEPNRNKVGSVSWDQVKKIAEDKMVDLNCFTLDSALSMVAGTARSMGLRVTGTKPTNA